One window from the genome of Myxococcales bacterium encodes:
- a CDS encoding thrombospondin type 3 repeat-containing protein encodes MKTSAFRLWLAATLAFASFIALPTDAHAVSQIYYGSTPPATTNLRLIGYTDGTTYTVTELPSQTLITSGTINRLQRVTVAMGATARRFRVDVSEPMLIQMERDCCTASGTYFFPALDGKKFYSNSFIISPIAVGGHPSIVVYARDAATVEVRDSSGTLVTSQVMTAETSWTVPSLAAGAVYTVTATGVISIQSTTVNGNTQVPPVPDAGGAQGEDCDNDDGKTFFFATNGWQRGAFAVFNPDTTAAVFTLYDLSTGLAVPALTDISVAAGTVYYNGNRGTGRWKLVVSTGSVSVWAGDTQGGDAVQHMGDDLTSAIGRAARAFLIHSQTQGAIIFAVEDATEVTYSNGGAPTVTTIDEDGFIVLASGGLWNITADKPINIQVTGGNTLDDWAMVLRPMPRFDRDGDGLPDIQEGACDLTAPDTDGDGLADYLDADDNDGPLGDLDDDGVNNVTDINDANPNVCRDVDTDGCDDCTNTGVGGSGGAVGNDGDDFDGDGQCDAGDGDDDDDGALDGDDSDDANPLVCSDSDSDGCEDCSNGTFSLALDGTDFDGDGQCDDGDGDDDDDGAPDGDDSDDGNPLVCSDSDGDGCEDCSSGTFNLGDDGSDFDGDGACDAGDADDDDDGALDGDDSDDANPFVCSDNDTDSCEDCSGGSFNLALDGADFDTDGQCDDGDDDDDADGALDVDDSDDADPFVCSDSDSDSCEDCSGGTFNTSADGADLDVDGACDAGDADDDGDGVDDVDDNCPLVANPGQDDVDNNGEGDACANDADGDGVLNDDDNCPLLANAGQEDADEDGVGDACSDDDDGDGVDDVDDNCPLDANTDQADVDDDGIGNACDDDFIDGDDDGIEDALDNCPSDANVDQADEDGDGLGDACDTAPPGEITVGGGGGCACRTTGGPSASAPVLLVAMALLWRRRSSRSLPRAR; translated from the coding sequence ATGAAGACCTCGGCGTTTCGTTTGTGGCTGGCTGCCACCCTCGCGTTTGCATCATTTATAGCGTTGCCCACCGACGCGCACGCGGTGTCACAAATCTATTACGGCAGCACGCCCCCGGCGACGACGAATCTACGCCTCATCGGCTACACCGATGGCACCACCTACACGGTCACCGAGCTGCCATCGCAGACGCTGATCACGAGCGGCACGATTAATCGCCTGCAGCGCGTGACCGTCGCCATGGGCGCCACGGCGCGGCGCTTTCGCGTCGACGTCTCCGAGCCCATGCTGATTCAAATGGAGCGCGACTGCTGTACCGCGTCGGGCACCTACTTCTTTCCGGCACTCGACGGTAAAAAATTCTATTCGAATTCTTTTATCATCTCGCCGATCGCGGTCGGTGGGCATCCGTCGATCGTCGTCTATGCGCGCGACGCCGCCACCGTCGAGGTACGCGATTCAAGCGGCACCTTGGTGACGTCACAAGTTATGACCGCGGAGACCAGCTGGACCGTGCCGAGTCTCGCGGCAGGCGCCGTGTACACCGTTACCGCCACCGGCGTCATTTCGATTCAGAGCACCACGGTCAATGGCAATACGCAGGTGCCACCGGTGCCGGACGCAGGCGGCGCGCAGGGCGAAGACTGCGATAACGACGACGGCAAGACCTTCTTCTTTGCAACCAATGGGTGGCAGCGCGGCGCGTTCGCGGTGTTTAACCCCGACACCACTGCGGCCGTGTTTACGCTGTACGACCTAAGCACGGGGCTCGCCGTGCCGGCGCTAACCGATATCAGCGTCGCGGCGGGCACCGTCTATTACAACGGCAACCGCGGCACGGGCCGGTGGAAGTTGGTGGTCTCAACCGGCAGCGTCTCGGTGTGGGCGGGCGATACGCAGGGTGGCGATGCGGTGCAACACATGGGCGACGACCTCACCAGCGCGATCGGGCGCGCGGCGCGTGCCTTTCTCATTCACTCACAAACCCAAGGCGCCATCATCTTTGCGGTGGAAGACGCGACGGAAGTGACCTACAGCAACGGTGGCGCGCCGACCGTCACGACGATCGACGAAGATGGCTTCATCGTGCTGGCCTCGGGCGGCCTGTGGAACATCACGGCCGACAAGCCAATTAATATCCAGGTCACCGGCGGCAATACGCTCGACGACTGGGCGATGGTGCTGCGGCCGATGCCGCGCTTTGACCGCGATGGCGATGGCCTGCCCGATATTCAAGAAGGCGCGTGTGACCTCACCGCGCCCGATACCGACGGCGATGGCTTGGCGGATTACCTCGATGCCGACGACAACGACGGGCCGCTCGGCGATCTCGACGACGACGGCGTCAACAACGTGACCGACATCAATGACGCCAACCCCAACGTGTGCCGCGACGTCGACACCGATGGCTGCGATGACTGCACCAACACCGGCGTGGGTGGCTCGGGCGGCGCGGTGGGCAACGACGGCGACGATTTCGATGGCGATGGCCAGTGCGACGCCGGCGACGGCGACGATGATGATGACGGCGCGCTCGACGGCGACGACAGCGACGACGCCAACCCGCTCGTGTGCTCCGATAGCGACAGCGATGGCTGCGAGGACTGCAGCAATGGGACCTTTAGCCTGGCACTCGACGGCACCGACTTTGACGGCGATGGGCAGTGCGATGACGGCGATGGCGACGATGACGATGACGGCGCGCCCGACGGCGACGACAGCGACGACGGCAACCCGCTCGTGTGCTCCGACAGCGACGGCGATGGCTGCGAAGATTGCAGCAGCGGCACGTTTAACCTCGGCGACGACGGCAGCGACTTTGACGGCGATGGCGCCTGCGATGCCGGCGACGCCGACGACGATGATGACGGCGCGCTCGACGGCGACGACAGCGACGACGCCAATCCGTTCGTGTGCTCGGACAATGACACCGATAGCTGTGAAGACTGCAGCGGTGGGTCGTTCAACCTCGCGCTCGACGGCGCCGACTTCGACACCGACGGTCAGTGCGACGACGGCGATGACGACGACGACGCCGATGGTGCGCTTGATGTCGACGACAGCGACGACGCCGATCCGTTCGTGTGTTCAGACAGCGACAGCGATAGCTGCGAAGACTGCAGCGGTGGCACGTTCAACACCAGCGCCGACGGCGCCGATCTGGACGTCGACGGGGCGTGCGACGCCGGCGATGCCGACGACGACGGCGATGGCGTCGATGACGTCGACGACAACTGCCCGCTGGTCGCCAATCCCGGCCAAGATGACGTCGACAACAACGGCGAGGGCGATGCCTGCGCCAATGATGCCGATGGCGACGGCGTGCTTAACGACGACGACAACTGCCCGTTGCTCGCCAATGCCGGCCAAGAAGATGCCGACGAGGATGGCGTGGGCGATGCCTGCAGCGACGACGATGATGGCGATGGCGTGGATGACGTCGACGACAACTGCCCGCTGGATGCCAACACTGACCAGGCCGACGTTGATGACGACGGCATCGGCAACGCCTGCGACGATGACTTCATCGACGGCGACGACGACGGCATCGAAGACGCGCTGGATAATTGCCCAAGCGACGCCAATGTCGACCAGGCCGATGAAGACGGCGATGGCCTCGGCGACGCGTGCGATACGGCGCCGCCAGGCGAGATCACCGTGGGTGGTGGCGGTGGCTGCGCGTGCCGCACGACTGGTGGCCCTAGCGCCAGCGCGCCGGTGCTGCTCGTCGCCATGGCGCTGCTATGGCGTCGACGTAGTTCACGTTCGCTACCACGCGCGCGCTAG
- a CDS encoding ATP-dependent DNA helicase RecQ: MVNRLVLGVPRSAVLSAEDVLRETFGYEAFRAGQAEAIEANLAGRDAVVLLPTGGGKSLCYQVPALLRFRAGLGTTIVISPLIALMNDQVAALRGRGVAAAALHSHLDDAAQREVIADLRRGALALIYVSPERAALASFQALVGSLAIATIAIDEAHCVSQWGHDFRPEYMQLHALRRVVKAPVLAVTATATPQVMREIVKGLDLTDPLIVAGDFRRPNLAFSVVHASADATRQQIVMQALTTLGLREKLGAGRAIIYCSTRAKVETVAEVLKQNGFAVGYYHAGRTALARERAERGFAVRKTRVLVATNAFGMGVDYPDVRLVAHFQAPASLEAYYQEAGRAGRDGEPAACLMLFGPGDLVTHRRMQQHSGGSAGTAHRQQLALAAIEATPMARDVANMPFASILPRKRLGPHAAFAMSARAPLT; the protein is encoded by the coding sequence ATGGTAAACAGGCTGGTGCTCGGAGTGCCGCGTAGCGCCGTTTTGTCCGCTGAGGATGTGCTGCGCGAAACCTTTGGCTATGAGGCCTTTCGCGCCGGCCAAGCCGAAGCGATTGAGGCCAATCTCGCGGGGCGCGATGCCGTGGTCTTGCTGCCCACCGGTGGCGGGAAATCGCTGTGCTATCAGGTGCCGGCCTTGCTTCGGTTCCGCGCGGGGCTTGGCACCACGATCGTTATTTCGCCGCTGATTGCGCTGATGAACGATCAGGTCGCGGCGCTGCGCGGGCGAGGCGTGGCGGCAGCCGCGCTACACAGCCACCTAGATGACGCGGCGCAACGCGAGGTGATCGCCGATCTGCGGCGCGGCGCACTCGCGCTTATATATGTGTCGCCTGAGCGCGCGGCCCTGGCGAGTTTCCAAGCGCTGGTCGGCAGCCTTGCCATCGCAACCATCGCGATCGATGAGGCCCACTGCGTGTCGCAATGGGGCCACGACTTTCGCCCTGAGTATATGCAACTGCATGCGCTGCGCCGAGTGGTCAAGGCCCCCGTGCTAGCCGTCACGGCCACGGCCACGCCGCAGGTCATGCGCGAAATCGTTAAGGGCCTCGACTTGACCGATCCACTCATCGTTGCTGGCGATTTCAGGCGACCCAACCTGGCGTTTTCGGTGGTGCACGCCTCAGCGGACGCGACGCGGCAACAAATTGTCATGCAGGCCCTGACCACCCTTGGGTTGCGCGAAAAGCTCGGCGCTGGCCGCGCCATCATTTATTGCAGCACGCGTGCCAAGGTCGAGACGGTGGCCGAGGTGCTGAAGCAAAATGGCTTTGCGGTCGGGTATTATCACGCCGGGCGAACTGCCTTGGCCCGCGAGCGCGCGGAGCGCGGCTTTGCCGTGCGCAAGACGCGCGTCCTCGTGGCCACCAACGCCTTTGGCATGGGCGTCGACTATCCTGACGTGCGGCTGGTCGCGCATTTTCAGGCCCCCGCAAGTCTCGAGGCGTATTATCAAGAAGCTGGTCGAGCCGGTCGTGATGGCGAGCCGGCGGCATGCCTCATGCTATTTGGCCCAGGCGATCTGGTCACGCATCGGCGCATGCAGCAGCACAGCGGCGGCAGCGCCGGCACCGCGCATCGGCAGCAGCTGGCGCTGGCGGCCATTGAGGCTACGCCAATGGCGAGGGATGTCGCCAACATGCCATTTGCGAGCATTTTACCGCGGAAGCGATTGGGCCCGCATGCGGCCTTTGCGATGTCTGCACGGGCACCATTGACGTAG
- a CDS encoding HRDC domain-containing protein yields the protein MCEHFTAEAIGPACGLCDVCTGTIDVATDAQDTPGAPRRAPAKAPRARAATKTKPAARTRLARGTQRISGVKFDLDTFRKRTARQLRWKPYMVLQQGVIAAIDEAKPTSLEALARIAGLGPAKIARFGREILAIVARNRQ from the coding sequence ATTTGCGAGCATTTTACCGCGGAAGCGATTGGGCCCGCATGCGGCCTTTGCGATGTCTGCACGGGCACCATTGACGTAGCCACCGACGCGCAGGACACGCCAGGCGCCCCACGGCGCGCACCGGCCAAGGCACCCCGCGCGCGCGCAGCGACCAAGACTAAGCCAGCCGCCCGCACACGGCTGGCGCGCGGCACCCAGCGCATTTCCGGCGTCAAATTCGACCTCGACACGTTTCGCAAACGAACCGCGCGCCAGCTGCGGTGGAAGCCGTACATGGTTTTGCAGCAGGGCGTTATCGCGGCGATTGATGAAGCGAAGCCAACGTCGCTAGAGGCGCTGGCGCGCATTGCAGGCCTGGGGCCCGCAAAAATTGCCCGGTTTGGCCGCGAAATCCTGGCGATCGTCGCGCGTAATCGGCAATAG